A genomic segment from Phragmites australis chromosome 6, lpPhrAust1.1, whole genome shotgun sequence encodes:
- the LOC133920429 gene encoding GDSL esterase/lipase At5g55050-like gives MANQTASYVLVALCLLVLAAKGAEARQPRLVPAMYVFGDSTVDVGNNNFLRSSSVARANFPHYGVDFPSSAPTGRFSNGFNTADLLAQLLGFQMSPPAFLSLRGSTMRSRMYKGINFASAGSGLADNTGHLLFGEVIPMSLQLDYFAAVVEHMTRVSGSRKTASLLSRSIFFISTGSNDMIEYSVSRGNDTEFLRGLVATYKRYVTALYTMGARKFSVISIPPLGCLPSQRLRRLKQMGTQGCYDPLNDLSLRSYPMLAAMLQQLAYELPGMTYSLGDAFSMVSFVFANPRTNAWSFTVLEAACCGGGPFGAAYACNQTAPLCLDREDHLFWDANHPTQAVSGIAAQTLFAGNRTFVNPINVRQLALL, from the exons ATGGCCAACCAGACTGCCTCATACGTGCTCGTGGCTCTGTGCCTGCTTGTGCTCGCGGCGAAGGGCGCGGAGGCGAGGCAGCCGCGGCTTGTCCCCGCGATGTACGTGTTCGGTGACTCGACGGTCGACGTCGGAAACAACAACTtcctgaggagcagcagcgtggCCAGAGCCAACTTCCCGCATTACGGCGTGGACTTCCCCAGCTCGGCGCCGACCGGTCGGTTCAGCAATGGCTTCAACACGGCAGACTTGCTAG CTCAGCTACTTGGCTTCCAAATGAGCCCGCCGGCTTTCCTCTCTCTGAGAGGGAGTACCATGAGATCTCGGATGTACAAGGGCATCAACTTTGCGTCAGCAGGCTCCGGGCTTGCAGATAATACGGGCCACTTACTG TTCGGCGAGGTGATCCCAATGTCCCTGCAGCTGGATTATTTCGCGGCGGTTGTGGAGCACATGACCAGGGTGTCCGGTTCGAGGAAGACTGCCAGTCTCCTCTCCAGGTCCATCTTTTTCATCAGCACCGGCAGCAATGACATGATCGAGTACTCCGTATCCCGTGGCAACGACACAGAGTTCTTGCGTGGCCTCGTTGCTACCTACAAGCGTTACGTCACG GCCTTGTATACAATGGGCGCGAGGAAGTTCAGCGTCATCAGCATCCCGCCGCTGGGCTGCCTGCCGTCGCAGAGGCTGCGCCGGCTGAAGCAGATGGGCACCCAGGGCTGCTACGACCCGCTGAACGACCTCTCGCTGCGCTCCTACCCGATGCTCGCCGCCATGCTGCAGCAGCTGGCCTACGAGCTGCCCGGCATGACCTACTCCCTCGGCGACGCCTTCTCCATGGTCTCCTTCGTCTTCGCCAACCCGCGGACCAACGCCTGGA GCTTCACGGTGCTGGAGGCGGCGTGCTGCGGCGGGGGGCCGTTCGGGGCGGCGTACGCGTGCAACCAGACGGCGCCGCTGTGCCTCGACCGCGAGGACCACCTGTTCTGGGACGCAAACCACCCGACGCAGGCCGTGTCAGGCATCGCGGCGCAGACGCTCTTCGCCGGCAACCGGACCTTCGTCAACCCTATCAACGTCAGGCAGCTGGCCCTGCTGTGA